AGTTTGGAAGATGCGCCAGAGGCCCAGTCTGGTGCGTGAGAGCTTGAGCTCTCTGTGCAGCGCTGCAAGCGTTTCCTCGGGTCCCAGCGTTGGCCCTGTGGTCCAGCTTTTGTCTTCTTACTGAACCAGGACCAGTTTGACAATCTGGAGAAACACACCAGCTGGGGCATCGACTTCCTAGAGAAGTACACCAAGTTTGTCAAAGAGCGAGCCGACATCGAACTCAACTACGCCAAACAGATGAGGTGAGCCTCGTTGGATGCGTGCGGCGTGACATGCGCGGCGGCCGTGACATGCATGGCGGCCGTGACATAACGCTGCACATTTTCAGGAGCCTGTCAAAGAAGTATCTTCCCAAGAGGAGCAGAGAAGATGACGGCAGGTCAGTCCACCGTGGGCTCTTTTCAAACGGGTTCTTCACGtgtttctaaccctaacccacaggTACACGTGGTGCGCCGCCTTCGGCGCCACCCTGGCGCAGCTGGGTGAGCTGGCGGCGCAGAGAGAGGAAGTGGCCGACAGGCTGGGCTCGCACGTCGCCGCCGACCTCGGCAGGTTCACGCAGGAGCTCAAGGCCGAGAGGAAGTCGGTCAGATTGCgcgagcgagccagccagccagccagccagctctaAGCGGGACGACTCGCAAACTCCTTCCTACTTTTCCCTCCCCAGCatttccaagatggccgccgtgcCCAGCAGCACATTGAAAATTCCTGGAAGCAACTGGAGTCTGTGAGTTGAGGCGACTCGGCGGACGCCGTCAGGCCCGGCGGGCCTTTGCGTTTTGAACGACGACTTGTGGCGTTGCAGGCCAAACGGCGTTTTGAGCGCGACAGCAAGGAGGCCGAGCGAGCTCGGCACACGTGCGACAGGATGGACGCGGACGACGACGTGGACGCCGAGAAGGTGGGCCACAAACAACACGGCCTTTGCTCCGTTGCTACTCCGGTCCAGTCGTCTCTCGCCCGTCCGTCCTTTCGGATTGTTGACGTGACGCGCTGAAGAATAACGAGTAACTGTGTCAACtgtgtcttgtgtgtgtttgccggTGTCAGCGCTGCTCCCTGAAGGTCAGATTTGGCCCTTTTGCAAATCCCAAGCACAAgaaggtgtgcgtgcgtgcgccgcAAGTCTGGCTGGCTTTTATCTTCAGGCCCGTCAGGCGGCGCAACAAAAGCAGCTAACGGCCCGAGAGTCCGAGAAGGAATATTTGAACGCTTTGAGCCAGTTTAACCGGGACCAGCACCAGCACTACCGCACCATGGTTCCTGTCATCTACCAGGTGAGAGTGGCTGACCCTGGGCTGcgctgggccgggccgggccggcccGGGCTTTTCCATTGCTCAAACGCGTTTGCGTGTGTCAGCGCATCCAGGAAATGGAGGAGCGGCGCATCGAGCGCGTGGGCGCGGCCATGCGCTCGTCAGCCGAGGCGGAGAAGAAATCGCTTCCCGTCGTCAGCCGTTGTCTGGACGCCATGATGGAGGCCGCCCACAGTATCCACGCCCGCACGGTGAGCgcgcccttccttccttccttccttccttccttccttccttccttccttccttccttccttccttccttccttccttccttccttccttccttccttcccttccttccttcccttccttccttccttccttccttccttccttccttccttccttccttccttccttccttcctcccttcctccctccctccctccctcggccGGGCCCACGCTGACGAGAGCCGACGGCTCCTCAGGACACGCTGGCGGTGGTGCACGCGTACAAGTCGGGCTTCGAGCCGCCGGGCGACGTGGACGTGGAGGAgcatgccgccgccgccgccatgagGCGGAGCGTGTCCGAGTCCAGCTACCTGGACGGCCACGTGGAGGGACGCAGGCGGGGCAGGAAGCTGTGGCCTTTCCTCCGCAGGAACAAAGTAGGCTCGTCTGTGCGCGCCCCGCCCATCTATGCGCTTCCGTGACCCCTGAGCCTGCCCGACCTCTCTCTCAGTTGCTGAATCTGCTGCCGTCGCCTCGCCagcccccgccgccgccgcctgccTCGCCTTCTCCGGGGGGCGCGGCCGGCAGCCCGCAGTCCCCTCCCCCAGCCGCCAGGGAGCCCATCGCGCGGCGGCTCAACGACCTCATGACCTCCGGCTCCCGGAGCAGGAAGCAGTGCCTGCGCAGCATCAAGAGAGGAGTAGGCCCTACAAATTTCACGTTGGCGTACGCTCGCAAACACGCATGCAAGACTCATTTTCAGAAGGGGGGGGACAACAACATTTGAACGACAACGTGGTATTTTCCAacaattgtttacatttcgtGCACACATGAAAGCTTTTGATGGACTTCCTAACTCCAAATGTCCTTCCTTCAACGCTCCCTTTGGACAGCTGTCACTCAAGCTGGTGAGTAGCACAGGCGCGGCGGTGGGCCAGCCCCCGGCCGGCCGTGATGTGGTCATCGACGTGTGCCGTGGTTTCAGGGCTCCTCCCCTGCGGACTGCAGCCACCTTCCCGTCGAGCAACGACGGAATAAGCTTCAGAACCGAATTCGCCGCATCGGACAAGAGATCCTGCGAGAGCGAGAGCAAAGGTGACGCTCGTTAGCTTGGCGTTAGCTTAGCTCCGAGAGCCCGAGCTTAGCATATGCCAGAAGACCAAACGAGGGCGCGAGCGAGTAGCACAGGTCCCATTAGCATAGCATTAGCTTTGCACCAGCCGGGATGCAGTCTCTCGCCACTCCTTAGCGTTAGCCCCGCATGAGGTCCAAGCGCGCCTCCTTAGATTAGGCAGAAGAGCGTGAGAGAGCGCAAGTGATGTCACTTCCTTCTCTGCTGTGTTTGTTTCCAGGGAGGCGCTGGTGAAGATGAAGGCGGTGTACAACCAGAACCCCACGCTGGGAGACGGCGCCGCCCTGGAGCCACGATTGGACGAGGTCAGGCGGAGCCTGCACAGGCTGGAGGAGGAGCTTCGGAACAACCAGGTGGGCGCGCCAAGATCGACTGACCGCTGTCCGTCCGTCttgagtgtgtgtttgcttttgtgtgtgtgtgtttgcttttgTGTGGTGTGCGCGTGGGCGCGTGGGTGGCCACCCAGCACGCGCCCGATGGCGTTCACGGTCGGTTGGTCCTGGCCATGGCGAGGGGCGGAGCCAGTTGCCGAAGTTGATGCGTGACGTCGTTTAGCTCCGCCTTGACCTTGGCGATCTCCAACCGCTGCTCGTTGATGATCTTGATGAGGTCTCCTCGGCAACGGTCCAGCTTCTGGAGCCTCTTCTGGGTCTCTGTGTCTTTCTGCTCCAGCTGGCGCCGCAGACTCTGGATGGTCTTCTCAAACTGGTCCGACTGCAGCTTGTTGGACTCCAAGAACTTTGCAATCTTTTCCTCGATGGTGTCCACGCAGACGTCCTGGTCGCCCGTGATGTACTTCCTCTTGAGGCTGGTGATGGCTTTGGTGAAGGTCTTTGGCCTGTTGATGAGCGAGATGGAGGTCTCCAGGTCCTCGCGGAACCTGCGTATGTAGGTGTCTTTGGTGAGGAGCACGCACTCCAGACTCTTAACGCTGGCCTGGTGGGCCTTGACGCGGCCCTCGTGGAACTTGATCTTCTCGGCCAGGTCGTCGGCCTGCATCTTGGCCAGGGCCAGGTCCTTCTTGGTGACCTTGTGGGCAGCCTGCTCGCCCGTGTACTCGGCCCTCAGGGCCTCTATGTCGCTCTCCATGTGTCGGAGCGATTCCCTCAGAGTGGCGGCTCCTCGCTCCTCGCGTTGGAGCTGCGCGTTGACCACCTCCTTGTGCGTCTGCAATTCGCTGATGTCGGCCAGCTTGGCCTTGAGCTCTTTGCTCTTCTGCTCCTCGGACTTCTTGAGGGCTTCCTTCTTCTCCATCAGGTCGTCGGTGGTGTTGGTGAGCGCCGTCACCTTGTTGGAGAGCGCGTTCTTCTGCATCTGGATGAGTCTCATCTCCACGCCATGGTCGTACTGCAGTTTGTCGCGAATGCTCTTTTGGGCTTCCAGCTCCTCCTGCCGCTCGCTCAGCGCTGCCTGGAGCTTGCGTTTGTCCTCGGCCAGCTCCTCCGCCTGTTTGCCCATCTTGTCCGTCTGGGCCTGGAGCGCGGCCGCCTGCTTGGCAAAGGCCTCGTCCTTCTCGCGCAGCTTCTCCTTCCACCCGTCGTCCACCTTCCGCAGTTGCTCGCTGTGCCTCTGGGCCTGGGCTTCCAGGTTCTTCTGCCAGGCGACCAGTGCCGCCTCCAGCTCGCCGATCTTCTCCTCCAGCTGAGCCCGCAGCGCCTTCAGGTCTCTGGCCTCAGATTCGATCAGGCACTTCCTCTGCTCCAGCGAGAAGATCTGGGCTTTGTGGACTCTCACCTGGGTCATCAGCTCCTCCTCGTCTTTGCCGGCCGCGTCCAGTTTCTCCCGCAGCGCCCGGTTCTGAGACTCCAGAGCCTCCACCTTGACATCGTGGCTCAGTCGATCGCTCTGCCACAGCTTTTTGAACTCGTCCTGCTTCTGGACCAGCCTCCTGATCTTCCAGTTCACCTCCTTCCTGGAGTCCGGGCTTTGGTTGGGGTTGGACATGGCGGGCGGCCGAGATTCGCGTCCGATTTGATTCGATTGGCTCGTCGGCGGGCAAAATGCACTAAGGAGTCGGCTGCTCCGACCCGACTTTGCGCCTGATGTGGTGGCCGAGGCTCAAGGGGTTGTCGGCGTGGCTCGTCTGATGGCCCCTCATCCGatggcccccccacccccagcgGCGCTCCGACAAAGGGTGGCCATCTTTGATGACGCGGCCGGTCTGTGATGACGTCGCTGTGATGAGGTCATTGCGCGGCGAAGCGCGCCAGCTCGTCTGTCTGTGATGTCGCTGGAGTGACGATGTCGCCGCTTTTTTGGTTGTCCTCTTCAAGCGCCCGTCCGTGTGTTCCAGGCGTGGCTGGCGGAGGCCGAGCAGGGTGTGAGCGCGCGTCTCCCGCCTGACCCGATATGTACACCGGGAATTGGGAAACGGGTGGAGGCCACCGGTCCGGACAGCAGAGAAAGGTGAACAAacgcacgcaagcacgcacgcacgcacgcacgcacgcacgcacgcacgcacacgcttgTTCCTCCTCGCTCTTGCGGTCTTGCTGGCTTGCCTTTTGAGATGGCGCTCGCTTGTTGTGGTTGCAGTCCCGACGGCAGCTACACGGAAGAGCCCGGCGCTGAGCTCCACTTCTCCAAGTCCCGGAGCTCCGACTTTGACGACGACTTTGACGATGAGCCGCCGCCGCCCAGCATCGGAACCTGCAAGTCGCTCTACCCGTTCCGAGGTAGCCCGGAGCTCGACCTGCACGCGTTTGTgatcttgatgatgatgatgatgatgatgccggcggcggcggcggcatctcAGGTCAAAACGAGGGCACGCTGTCCATGGGTGAGGGGGAACTTTTGAGCGTGGTGGAGGAGGACAAAGGTGACGGGTGGACGCGCGTGCGCAGGAACGCGGATGAAGAAGGATACGTGCCCACCTCCTACATCAAAGTCTTCATTGAGGCCAAAGGTCAACGCCCCAAAACGCAGACAATAATGGTGTTCATAGCGTGCGCAACTCtttatttgcatgtgtgtgcaggCTTTGTGCAGGCGAGTCGTCTGGTGTGAGGAGACAgcagatggcggcggcggcgtcctcACGGTCACACCTTTGGTAACCATGGTCACGGCGGTCTCCGTGGTAACTGCACTAAGCTAAATTCTGTCTCAGTGCGACTACACGCAGACGCCCACCCTACAGTCAAGGAAAGTTCCAAAGTTGTGTTCGGGCTTCCCGTTTGGCGCCACTCGGGATGAAATTCCTTCAAATCAAAAAGCTCCATTTTGAAGTCGTAATGCAGGAAGAGCCGAGTGTGTGAAATTGGACTCCCCCGCAAGCCCACTGTCGTCGTCGTGTCTTCTTTtctacgtgtttttttttttttttttaaccccttcCTGTACGTGCCCCGTTTCAAAGTAAAAGAACTCGACTCAGCCTGTGATTTGACGTGTGCGTTTATTGTGAAGGTTTGTCCTCGTCACTGACAACTCGAAGGTATTACAGAGGATCTCATTTGGAATTTATTTGgtaatatttttcaaatttctccCCACATACCACTGACGGATTGTTAAATAGGTCGtctttaaataatatatataaagcgCGCTCTGTGGGACCAGAAAAACCTCAAGCAATCATTGTTAGCGTGAATGATGGCCGCATTGGTCAGTTAACTTGTTTATCAATTTGTTTTCCGTGTTTTAGTTCCTTGTTGACATCCACACGCGCTCAGGTCCCTGCGCCAAGTGCTGCGCATGCGCGTAATTTGTGGCTAAAACCCCGCGAACTTTGGACACTGGTTTAGTTGTAGTGTTCCCTGCTTGACTTCTGAGTGAAAATGGCTGATGCACGTCGTGACGATGAAGGTTCTCGTAAAAGAAAGCCTGTTTGTGACGTATTTGAGAAATATGGCGCTCGTGCACGTGAGTGCGGAGGCGTGAAGGAGAGACCTGCGCATGCGCATTCTCCAAAAACGGACTGGCTCTGGTTTCTGAGCTGTCTGTCGGAAAGATAGTCTGTACGTATTGCCATTAAGTTCCACAATTGCTAGAGCTgacaatgctaatgctaagctC
This portion of the Syngnathus scovelli strain Florida chromosome 3, RoL_Ssco_1.2, whole genome shotgun sequence genome encodes:
- the fnbp1a gene encoding formin-binding protein 1a, which gives rise to MSVNWGAELWDQFDNLEKHTSWGIDFLEKYTKFVKERADIELNYAKQMRSLSKKYLPKRSREDDGRYTWCAAFGATLAQLGELAAQREEVADRLGSHVAADLGRFTQELKAERKSHFQDGRRAQQHIENSWKQLESAKRRFERDSKEAERARHTCDRMDADDDVDAEKRCSLKARQAAQQKQLTARESEKEYLNALSQFNRDQHQHYRTMVPVIYQRIQEMEERRIERVGAAMRSSAEAEKKSLPVVSRCLDAMMEAAHSIHARTDTLAVVHAYKSGFEPPGDVDVEEHAAAAAMRRSVSESSYLDGHVEGRRRGRKLWPFLRRNKLLNLLPSPRQPPPPPPASPSPGGAAGSPQSPPPAAREPIARRLNDLMTSGSRSRKQCLRSIKRGLSLKLGSSPADCSHLPVEQRRNKLQNRIRRIGQEILREREQREALVKMKAVYNQNPTLGDGAALEPRLDEVRRSLHRLEEELRNNQAWLAEAEQGVSARLPPDPICTPGIGKRVEATGPDSRESPDGSYTEEPGAELHFSKSRSSDFDDDFDDEPPPPSIGTCKSLYPFRGQNEGTLSMGEGELLSVVEEDKGDGWTRVRRNADEEGYVPTSYIKVFIEAKGFVQASRLV
- the LOC125993805 gene encoding cingulin-like codes for the protein MSNPNQSPDSRKEVNWKIRRLVQKQDEFKKLWQSDRLSHDVKVEALESQNRALREKLDAAGKDEEELMTQVRVHKAQIFSLEQRKCLIESEARDLKALRAQLEEKIGELEAALVAWQKNLEAQAQRHSEQLRKVDDGWKEKLREKDEAFAKQAAALQAQTDKMGKQAEELAEDKRKLQAALSERQEELEAQKSIRDKLQYDHGVEMRLIQMQKNALSNKVTALTNTTDDLMEKKEALKKSEEQKSKELKAKLADISELQTHKEVVNAQLQREERGAATLRESLRHMESDIEALRAEYTGEQAAHKVTKKDLALAKMQADDLAEKIKFHEGRVKAHQASVKSLECVLLTKDTYIRRFREDLETSISLINRPKTFTKAITSLKRKYITGDQDVCVDTIEEKIAKFLESNKLQSDQFEKTIQSLRRQLEQKDTETQKRLQKLDRCRGDLIKIINEQRLEIAKVKAELNDVTHQLRQLAPPLAMARTNRP